One window from the genome of Saccharomyces mikatae IFO 1815 strain IFO1815 genome assembly, chromosome: 6 encodes:
- the COX10 gene encoding protoheme IX farnesyltransferase (similar to Saccharomyces cerevisiae COX10 (YPL172C); ancestral locus Anc_8.710) has product MSYFPRTSAHLMRNVLVPNKRKIYLRISTQIHDTPIQIRFSGARHISGNHGGKQQHINTAPIEFTPNFGYGDRALRCNKTVESTAMKTLRCTDDISTSSESETSTGSSTQLPFNVKLIDPSVRKAKKSSHSASQRLDLKTLKKKIIIPYLQLTKPRLTILVMLSAICSYALSPYPASVSELLCLTVGTTLCSGSANAINMGREPEFDRQMVRTQARPVVRGDVTPTQAFEFSAIIGTLGVSILYFGVNPTVAILGASNIALYGWAYTSLKRKHIINTWLGALVGTIPPLMGWAAASPLSHPGSWCLAGLLFAWQFPHFNTLSHNIRNEYKNAGYVMTAWKNPLLNARVSLRYSMLMFPLCFGLSYFNITDWYYQIDSGLVNAWLTFWAFKFYWQQRINYSAKTLKDNVKFNKGLSVANIYARKTFMASVLHLPAILILAIIHKKGRWDWIYPGEAKRPQERI; this is encoded by the coding sequence ATGAGTTACTTTCCTCGAACATCTGCTCATTTGATGAGAAATGTTCTTGTTccaaataaaagaaaaatatatctaCGAATTAGTACACAAATACATGATACCCCAATACAAATAAGATTTAGTGGAGCTCGTCATATTAGTGGGAATCATGGGGGAAAGcaacaacatataaataCTGCGCCGATTGAATTCACCCCCAATTTTGGGTATGGTGATAGAGCCCTTAGATGCAACAAAACGGTTGAGTCTACTGCCATGAAGACTCTCAGATGCACGGATGATATCTCAACTTCGAGTGAAAGCGAAACTTCTACCGGCTCGAGCACACAATTGCCTTTCAACGTTAAGCTAATAGATCCAAGCGtaagaaaagcaaagaaatcATCTCATTCAGCCAGTCAAAGACTGGATCTGAAAactttaaagaagaagataattATCCCGTATCTCCAGTTGACCAAACCGCGACTTACCATCCTAGTGATGTTAAGTGCTATTTGCTCGTATGCCTTATCTCCCTATCCAGCCTCGGTCAGCGAACTGTTATGTCTGACAGTAGGTACGACGCTTTGTTCTGGTTCTGCAAATGCTATAAATATGGGCAGAGAACCAGAATTTGATAGACAGATGGTGAGAACGCAAGCGAGGCCCGTGGTTAGGGGTGACGTTACACCTACTCAAGCGTTCGAATTTTCCGCAATTATCGGAACACTGGGAGTATCTATCTTATACTTTGGAGTTAATCCTACAGTTGCTATTCTTGGCGCTTCCAATATCGCGTTATATGGCTGGGCCTATACATctctgaaaagaaagcataTTATCAATACATGGCTAGGTGCCCTAGTAGGAACCATTCCTCCGCTGATGGGATGGGCAGCAGCAAGCCCACTCTCCCATCCAGGATCTTGGTGTCTTGCCGGTCTACTCTTTGCTTGGCAATTTCCACATTTTAATACGCTGAGTCACAACATTCGAAATGAATACAAGAATGCTGGATACGTTATGACTGCTTGGAAAAACCCGCTGTTAAACGCTCGTGTATCATTGAGATATTCTATGTTGATGTTTCCTCTATGTTTTGGATTATCTTACTTTAATATTACAGATTGGTATTATCAAATAGATTCCGGACTTGTAAATGCATGGTTAACCTTCTGGGCTTTCAAATTTTATTGGCaacaaagaataaactATTCCGCTAAAACATTAAAGGATAACGTTAAATTTAATAAAGGCTTGAGTGTAGCCAACATTTATGCAAGGAAAACGTTTATGGCTAGTGTATTACACCTACCAGCAATTTTAATATTAGCTATTATACATAAAAAGGGCCGCTGGGATTGGATCTATCCCGGTGAGGCAAAGCGACCACAGGAACGAATTTAG
- the MRPL40 gene encoding mitochondrial 54S ribosomal protein uL24m (similar to Saccharomyces cerevisiae MRPL40 (YPL173W); ancestral locus Anc_8.706), with the protein MSGSYQHLSNVASRVMKRLGNRPKKFLPHSQKFIKRSTPEFMKSDLKEVDEETSFKNEREWKFLPGDRVVVMKGASKGNIAVIKSFDKRTNAFILDENGPTKTVPVPKQFWLEGQTSHMITIPISILGKDLRLVADIDDENAPGKSRTVAVREISFNGSYYDADYKKVMPYRCVKGQPDLVIPWPKPDPIDVQTDLATDPAIAREQTFWVDSVVRRPIPKAAIPSIRNPHSKYKTGTLTAKDIAKLVAPQMPLTDVKKSQLAEKEQLAQREIPKLTEEDMEAIGAKVFEFLEKQKAE; encoded by the coding sequence ATGTCTGGAAGCTACCAACATCTATCAAACGTTGCATCACGTGTCATGAAGCGGTTGGGAAATCGAcccaagaaatttcttccCCACAGTCAAAAGTTCATTAAGAGATCTACTCCTGAGTTCATGAAGTCAGACTTGAAAGAAGTAGATGAGGAAACTAGTTTTAAGAATGAAAGAGAATGGAAGTTTTTACCTGGCGACAGAGTAGTTGTAATGAAGGGAGCCTCCAAGGGAAATATAGCGGTAATTAAATCATTtgataaaagaacaaatgCCTTTATATTAGACGAAAATGGCCCTACAAAGACGGTTCCTGTTCCTAAGCAATTTTGGCTTGAAGGCCAAACTTCACACATGATCACAATTccaatttcaattttagGAAAAGATTTGAGATTGGTTGCTGACATCGACGATGAAAATGCCCCAGGAAAGTCAAGAACGGTGGCAGTGAGGGAAATATCCTTTAATGGTTCATATTATGATGCCGACTACAAAAAGGTAATGCCATACAGATGTGTGAAGGGTCAACCAGACTTGGTCATTCCATGGCCAAAACCAGACCCAATTGATGTGCAAACAGACTTGGCCACTGATCCTGCAATTGCCAGAGAGCAAACTTTTTGGGTTGATTCTGTGGTGAGAAGGCCTATTCCAAAAGCGGCAATACCAAGTATTCGTAATCCTCATTCTAAGTATAAAACGGGTACCTTGACAGCGAAAGATATAGCAAAGTTGGTAGCACCACAAATGCCTTTAACAGATGTAAAGAAAAGTCAATTGGCAGAAAAAGAGCAGTTGGCTCAAAGGGAAATACCCAAATTAACCGAAGAAGACATGGAAGCTATCGGGGCGAAGGTATTTGAATTCTTAGAGAAACAAAAAGCAGAATAA
- the NIP100 gene encoding Nip100p (similar to Saccharomyces cerevisiae NIP100 (YPL174C); ancestral locus Anc_8.704), protein MHNAHVQNEAQIRDINLQDIVLVNEIRGRVKFIGETQFAKGKWYGIELDKPLGKNDGSVNSIRYFNIDGDKKKSDGAYYGIFCRRNALQLYEVTKDEHGSLNGDTALETIKGLRAECESLTSELNKSRLEKEQLKFSIENLSMNETELLSKTAKLNKLVEKFQVENGGMKTRLEQLDELLNTSNGLSTHNVDANILGERNHLLQGFLEQTKISYDETMKAQEDLLEENTQLLEENAVLSKKISDLGLTLQETNTTISDLVLQVEAQSKSSDIIERLTNDNVSLKCDIKVLNGQLEELYAKEKLEENIRITYEQLEQELRLQSSDLQHALESKKVLAEKYIEENAKLRESLESFQAKATQKMQGLELKVTSLQEKLYQNKLLKEFYEVYESFSQPNLRILSSQLQYLAQRIESENTVNFSLENIQIYTVLKVLSSISFTLYMQSIENVSEHLEVTIKLFKESITPISMWLSEFMERKFSSKQELAFSICNFLEENDFLDKDVSLILRILHPIFENTIPKLLAFFRASNNLNDDDDALCFIGSLYETSLSYTATISTLLRKEEVLKQNNNWLWCPGCTIILSSVLTKFFTDTIFLQQGYDHIYVLEKLRAFFKEIEPLLKDTTISSKQPGKLSVSSESVYINGEDNSPDSSLSDHLNEENIHLKELLLQKENMLTELETKIKIFIGRDSERKALEKTIKVLQIELNNKKEETCCKSEMLEKMKEENANLLNCLKDRELNLYLTQDDSRLNKIYLEKEKADRVNLISEIMELKETVKRQIKEKKQSSIDFSWLDESPTTKDKQLSNGQGYHCLSCLGIKIANFVSASRILDLDFNQSLQEGELSHERSSSYIAYVKRKRKNIRLEYRNITSYKKLWQ, encoded by the coding sequence ATGCACAATGCCCACGTTCAAAACGAAGCTCAAATACGGGATATAAACTTACAAGATATCGTTTTAGTTAACGAGATAAGGGGTCGGGTAAAGTTTATTGGGGAAACACAATTtgcaaaaggaaaatggtATGGTATTGAACTGGACAAACCTTTGGGAAAGAATGATGGAAGTGTCAATAGTATCCGTTACTTTAATATTGACggagataaaaaaaaatctgatGGTGCATATTATGGGATTTTCTGTAGAAGGAATGCTTTGCAGTTGTATGAAGTAACTAAAGATGAGCATGGTTCGCTTAATGGCGACACAGCGCTGGAAACAATCAAAGGCCTTCGAGCAGAATGTGAATCATTGACGTCCGAGTTAAACAAGAGTAGACTAGAGAAAGAGcaattgaaattttctatTGAGAACCTAAGTATGAATGAAACTGAATTGTTGTCTAAGACTGCAAAATTGAATAAACTggttgaaaaattccaagTGGAAAATGGCGGCATGAAAACTCGTTTAGAACAATTGGATGAACTATTAAATACTTCAAATGGTTTATCAACACATAATGTTGACGCTAACATACTGGGAGAAAGAAACCATCTTCTACAAGGGTTTCTTgaacaaacaaaaatatcatatgACGAAACTATGAAAGCACAGGAGGATTTACTTGAGGAAAATACTCAATTGTTGGAAGAAAATGCAGTACtatccaaaaaaatatcagatCTAGGCCTGACTTTGCAGGAGACTAATACCACAATCAGTGACCTTGTCCTACAAGTTGAAGCTCAAAGCAAATCTTCTGATATTATCGAAAGGTTAACAAATGATAACGTTTCACTCAAATGTGATATAAAAGTCTTAAACGGTCAGTTAGAGGAACTATAcgcaaaagaaaagctggaagaaaatataagaATTACTTACGAGCAACTCGAACAAGAATTGAGACTACAATCAAGTGATTTGCAACATGCTttagaaagcaaaaaggTGTTGGCAGAAAAGTATATTGAGGAAAACGCGAAACTAAGAGAATCTTTGGAATCCTTTCAAGCAAAGGCAACTCAAAAAATGCAAGGTCTTGAACTAAAAGTAACATCATTACAGGAGAAATTATATCAAAATAAACTGCTGAAAGAGTTTTACGAAGTTTACGAGTCGTTTTCACAACCAAATTTGCGGATTCTTTCTTCTCAATTGCAATATTTAGCTCAAAGAATAGAAAGTGAAAACACAGTAAACTTTTCTCTTGAGAATATTCAGATTTACACGGTTCTGAAAGTGTTAAGTTCCATCAGTTTTACATTATACATGCAATCAATCGAAAATGTCTCTGAACACTTAGaagtaacaataaaattgtTTAAAGAAAGCATTACTCCGATTTCTATGTGGCTAAGTGAGTTTATGGAGCGAAAGTTCTCTTCAAAACAAGAACTTGCTTTCTCTATTTGCAATTTTTTAGAAGAGAACGACTTTCTCGATAAAGATGTATCTCTAATACTACGAATACTTCATCcaatctttgaaaacacTATTCCGAAGCTGCTCGCATTTTTCAGAGCAAGCAATAAtttaaatgatgatgatgatgcgTTATGCTTTATTGGTTCTCTTTACGAAACTTCACTTTCTTACACTGCTACAATCAGCACACTTCTCAGGAAGGAAGAAGTTTTGAAGCAAAACAATAACTGGCTTTGGTGTCCTGGTTGTACTATAATTTTGTCTTCTGTTTtgacaaaatttttcacagATACAATTTTTTTGCAACAAGGATATGATcatatttatgttttgGAAAAACTAAGGGcattttttaaagaaatagaGCCTCTGCTTAAAGACACCACCATATCTTCTAAACAACCCGGTAAACTATCAGTTAGTTCAGAGAGTGTTTATATTAATGGGGAAGACAATTCTCCAGATTCGTCCCTGAGTGATCATTTGAATGAAGAGAATATTCATTTAAAAGAGTTATTActtcaaaaggaaaacatgCTAACTGAGTTGGaaacaaaaatcaaaattttcatcgGGAGAGattcagaaagaaaagcCCTTGAAAAGACAATTAAAGTACTACAGATAGAGttaaataacaaaaaagaggaaactTGTTGCAAATCAGAAATGctagaaaaaatgaaagaagaaaatgccAATTTATTAAATTGTTTGAAAGATAGGGAGCTCAACCTGTATCTAACACAGGACGATAGTAGATTAAACAAAATTTACctagaaaaagagaaagcagATAGAGTAAACTTAATCTCTGAGATCATGGAACTAAAAGAAACCGTAAAGCGacaaataaaagaaaagaaacagtcGAGTATTGATTTCAGCTGGTTAGATGAGTCTCCAACCACCAAAGATAAGCAACTATCTAACGGACAAGGTTACCACTGTTTAAGTTGCCTCGGAATAAAAATAGCCAACTTCGTGAGTGCCTCAAGGATTTTAGATTTGGACTTTAACCAATCTCTTCAGGAAGGTGAACTATCACATGAACGCAGCAGTTCATACATCGCGTACGTTAAGCgcaagagaaaaaacattCGACTCGAATATCGAAATATTACATcatataaaaaattatgGCAATAA